Proteins encoded within one genomic window of Rhizobium bangladeshense:
- a CDS encoding DUF1127 domain-containing protein, with product MNVARSFNNWRKYRQTVAELGRMSTRELDDLGISRGEIRNVARAAIAR from the coding sequence ATGAACGTAGCACGCTCTTTCAACAATTGGCGCAAGTACCGTCAGACGGTCGCTGAACTGGGCCGTATGTCCACGCGCGAACTGGACGACCTCGGCATCAGCCGCGGCGAAATCCGCAACGTCGCCCGCGCGGCCATCGCCCGCTAA
- the kduD gene encoding 2-dehydro-3-deoxy-D-gluconate 5-dehydrogenase KduD — protein MSIVANPFDLSGRTAVITGANTGIGQAIAAALAEAGASIVAVGRSTMDETEALVQQAGSRFHVIKADLGTIEPVKRIVAETIQTFGGLDILVNNAGIIRRADALDFTEEDWDAVIDVNLKTAFFLSQAAGRHMVEQGRGKIINIASLLSFQGGIRIPSYTASKSGLAGLTKLLACEWAGKGVNVNAIAPGYFVTNNTTALREDPDRNAAILARIPAGRWGTPSELGGAAVFLASPASDYVHGTVLPVDGGWLAR, from the coding sequence GTGAGCATCGTGGCAAATCCCTTCGATCTCTCCGGCAGGACTGCCGTCATCACCGGTGCCAATACCGGGATCGGCCAGGCCATCGCGGCAGCCTTGGCCGAGGCCGGCGCCTCGATCGTCGCGGTCGGGCGCTCCACGATGGATGAAACCGAGGCGCTGGTGCAGCAGGCGGGAAGTCGCTTCCATGTCATCAAGGCCGATCTCGGCACCATCGAGCCGGTCAAGCGGATCGTCGCCGAGACCATCCAGACCTTCGGGGGCCTCGATATTCTCGTCAATAATGCCGGCATTATTCGCCGTGCCGATGCGCTCGACTTCACCGAGGAAGACTGGGACGCCGTTATCGACGTCAACCTCAAGACGGCCTTCTTCCTGTCGCAGGCGGCCGGCCGCCACATGGTCGAGCAGGGCAGGGGCAAGATCATCAACATTGCCTCGCTTCTCTCCTTCCAGGGCGGCATCCGCATTCCGTCCTATACCGCCTCGAAAAGCGGCCTTGCCGGACTGACAAAGCTGCTCGCCTGCGAATGGGCCGGCAAGGGTGTCAACGTCAACGCCATCGCGCCGGGCTATTTCGTTACCAACAACACGACGGCGCTGCGTGAGGATCCCGATCGCAATGCAGCCATCCTGGCCCGCATTCCGGCCGGGCGCTGGGGAACGCCGTCCGAACTTGGAGGTGCTGCGGTGTTCCTGGCATCGCCTGCATCCGATTATGTGCATGGAACGGTGCTGCCCGTCGACGGCGGCTGGCTGGCGCGGTGA
- the kduI gene encoding 5-dehydro-4-deoxy-D-glucuronate isomerase, whose translation MQIDVRHASHPEAVRGYDTETLRRHFLVETVFAGGEIRLTYSHYDRMVIGGATPLADALTLTAPTAIGQETFLAERELGALNIGGAGRIIVDGTSYDLAKYDCLYAGKGVKDIRFESADAANPAKFYLVSTPAHQAQPTVLLTREKARHLTPGEAATANKRSIYQFIHPEVCQSCQLTLGFTMIEPGSVWNTMPAHTHDRRMEAYLYFDLEADQRVFHFMGEPQQTRHMLVANEQAVISPPWSIHSGAGTKNYSFIWAMAGDNKSFTDMDHIAIADLR comes from the coding sequence ATGCAGATCGACGTGAGGCACGCCTCCCATCCCGAGGCCGTACGCGGATACGACACCGAAACGCTGCGGCGTCACTTTCTGGTGGAGACGGTTTTTGCAGGCGGTGAGATCAGGCTGACATATTCCCATTACGACCGGATGGTCATCGGCGGCGCCACGCCCCTTGCCGACGCGCTGACCCTGACGGCGCCGACGGCGATCGGCCAGGAAACCTTTCTCGCCGAGCGTGAACTCGGGGCCCTGAACATCGGCGGCGCCGGCCGCATCATCGTCGACGGCACGAGCTACGACCTTGCCAAGTATGATTGCCTCTACGCCGGCAAGGGCGTCAAGGATATCCGCTTCGAGAGCGCAGATGCTGCCAATCCGGCGAAGTTCTATCTGGTCTCGACGCCGGCGCACCAAGCGCAGCCGACCGTGCTGCTCACCCGCGAAAAGGCGCGTCACCTGACGCCGGGCGAAGCCGCCACGGCAAACAAGCGGTCGATCTACCAGTTCATTCACCCGGAGGTCTGCCAGTCCTGTCAGCTCACCCTGGGCTTCACCATGATCGAGCCGGGCAGCGTCTGGAACACAATGCCGGCCCATACGCATGACCGGCGCATGGAAGCCTATCTTTATTTCGATCTCGAAGCCGACCAGCGGGTCTTCCATTTCATGGGCGAGCCGCAACAGACCCGGCATATGCTCGTCGCCAATGAACAGGCGGTCATCTCGCCGCCCTGGTCGATCCATTCGGGCGCCGGCACCAAGAATTACAGTTTCATCTGGGCGATGGCCGGCGACAACAAGAGCTTCACCGATATGGATCATATCGCCATTGCGGATCTGAGGTGA
- a CDS encoding 3'-5' exonuclease — translation MDVHRDSQLDMFAKASPAMADARGPSRRRPSPQVGRSDEDMARALEESGNYRILRKLAARPVAAARQPGFSRLGVILDTETTGLNYRSDEIIEIGAVAFTFNDEGVIGDVVGIYGGLQQPSRPIPPDITRLTGITDVMVEGQLIDMASLSALIQPADLIIAHNAGFDRPFCEAFSPIFAGKAWSCSVSEIDWSARGFEGTKLGYLVGQAGYFHEGHRAVDDCHALLEILDRQQVDGGSPFAELYRASQRCRVRIFAEHSPFEMKDHLKARGYRWSDGSDGRLKSWWIEVGEDDLADELFYLRSEIYRWPEADPPIVRLTAFDRFKS, via the coding sequence ATGGACGTGCACAGAGATTCGCAACTCGACATGTTTGCCAAGGCATCGCCCGCAATGGCCGACGCACGTGGTCCATCGCGCCGGCGGCCGTCACCGCAGGTAGGCCGCTCCGATGAAGACATGGCGCGCGCGCTTGAAGAGAGCGGCAACTATCGTATCCTGAGGAAACTCGCAGCGCGGCCAGTCGCGGCAGCGAGACAGCCGGGCTTTTCGCGGCTCGGCGTCATCCTCGATACCGAGACGACGGGTCTCAACTACCGCAGCGATGAGATCATCGAAATCGGCGCCGTTGCTTTCACCTTCAATGATGAGGGTGTGATCGGCGACGTGGTAGGCATCTATGGCGGCCTGCAGCAGCCGTCGAGGCCGATCCCTCCCGACATCACCAGGCTGACTGGCATTACCGATGTCATGGTCGAAGGACAGCTCATCGACATGGCGTCACTGAGCGCTCTGATCCAACCGGCGGACCTCATCATTGCCCACAATGCCGGGTTCGACCGGCCGTTCTGCGAGGCCTTCTCGCCCATCTTCGCCGGCAAGGCCTGGTCTTGCTCGGTTTCGGAGATCGACTGGAGCGCCCGCGGCTTCGAGGGCACGAAACTTGGTTATCTCGTCGGCCAGGCCGGCTATTTTCACGAAGGCCACCGCGCGGTGGACGACTGCCACGCGCTGCTGGAGATCCTCGATCGACAGCAAGTTGACGGTGGAAGCCCCTTCGCCGAGCTTTACCGCGCCAGCCAGCGCTGCCGCGTCCGCATCTTTGCCGAACATAGCCCATTCGAGATGAAGGATCATCTGAAGGCGAGGGGCTACCGCTGGTCGGACGGAAGTGATGGCCGTTTGAAATCCTGGTGGATCGAAGTCGGCGAAGACGATCTCGCGGACGAGCTTTTCTATCTGCGCTCGGAAATTTACCGGTGGCCCGAGGCGGATCCGCCGATCGTGCGGCTGACGGCCTTCGATCGCTTCAAATCCTGA